From one Lolium rigidum isolate FL_2022 chromosome 4, APGP_CSIRO_Lrig_0.1, whole genome shotgun sequence genomic stretch:
- the LOC124646669 gene encoding cation/H(+) antiporter 2-like yields the protein MESGDNAKCSADVGEGAYYMAGVVAINAIMATVLLLSGLFHSLLRRLGQPSIISHILAGVVVGPTFLGRVIDLRAMGMEDAGTALGDTIYYLRIIFMFFIGLEMDLRYLRHNLRRSLLLACGGSAISLLLAAVAGPFFYGLLHPMGHGESFHPAKLYASTVLFMLVLASTASPVLIRIVTELKLTASETGQLAIGAAFATDIACLTTISMMVVNPTTFAKDGTPKPPRVPGASAPGVQLLVFLWMALVVWVAVAVAVRAARLLNRVKRGRRYISKYELCAMLLLIVGLSLLVQYLRYSASMAAFLIGLAMPRDGPMARTLIDRLTYPVHQIVMPLCFGAIGARLDFADAGRFTATQLTAAIVFTTVLSAAGKVGGTVLVGRWLGITAREALVLGFLLNVKGYSDILAINFGDKSGVWGDTAQVVLLVSSILNTFMAGPASAAIVRQQRRAFQYRSHCLQDLRVDHELRVLVCVHGAGGVNAMLTVAELSKGSGAPVAVYLLHLVELMAARKYAITHLYKDVGARLKLNDDDQWGYAWEMDQVAAAVHSFATYEAAVPVRQMTAISNLASMDGDVRNGVEDARASLVIVPYHKEQRYDGRMVSRRDGRRQLNQRILQRAPCTVGVLVERHLPSISVASSTAPAEADRHDEEQKSTANGTSLAEEQAEQEAAVVHHVVAVFLGGPDDREAVAYATRLAMHPSVSVSVSRFRLNKPDDNEMQTAVDVTGDEQEQEDEEFMAEVYARFVAPGRVSYTETYVSNGVETLNALSGMAGMCSLFVVGRGGGGSGGAAWTTMTSGMGGLDDEECPELGPVGELLASDDFLGCSSSVLVLQQHKLHQKMRTWKKHSIDGCMPDHDILNY from the coding sequence ATGGAGTCCGGCGACAACGCCAAGTGCTCGGCCGACGTTGGCGAGGGCGCCTACTACATGGCGGGCGTGGTGGCCATCAACGCCATCATGGCCACGGTCCTCCTCCTCTCGGGCCTCTTCCACTCCCTGCTCCGCCGCCTCGGACAGCCTAGCATCATCTCCCACATTCTGGCCGGCGTCGTTGTCGGCCCGACCTTCCTGGGGCGTGTCATCGACCTACGCGCCATGGGCATGGAGGACGCCGGGACCGCTCTGGGCGACACCATCTACTACCTCCGCATCATCTTCATGTTCTTCATCGGCCTTGAGATGGACCTCCGCTACCTCCGCCACAACCTGCGTCGCTCCCTCCTGCTCGCCTGCGGCGGCTCAGCCATcagcctcctcctcgccgccgtcgccgggccATTCTTCTACGGCCTGCTCCACCCCATGGGGCATGGGGAGTCGTTTCACCCGGCCAAGCTCTACGCCTCCACAGTGCTTTTCATGCTCGTGCTGGCAAGCACGGCGTCGCCCGTGCTCATCCGCATCGTCACCGAGCTCAAGCTGACAGCGTCCGAGACGGGACAGCTCGCCATCGGCGCTGCCTTCGCCACAGACATCGCGTGCCTCACCACCATCAGCATGATGGTCGTCAACCCGACCACCTTCGCCAAGGACGGCACGCCCAAGCCGCCCCGCGTACCCGGTGCCTCCGCGCCTGGGGTACAGCTCCTCGTCTTCCTATGGATGGCGCTCGTGGTGTGGGTTGCCGTGGCCGTGGCGGTCAGGGCGGCCAGGCTGCTGAACAGGGTCAAGCGCGGGCGGCGGTACATCAGCAAGTACGAGCTCTGCGCAATGCTCCTGCTCATCGTCGGCCTCTCTCTGCTGGTGCAGTACCTGCGATACAGCGCTTCCATGGCCGCCTTCCTCATCGGTCTCGCCATGCCGCGTGATGGGCCCATGGCGCGCACCCTCATCGACCGCCTCACCTACCCGGTGCACCAAATCGTCATGCCGCTCTGCTTCGGCGCCATCGGCGCCAGGCTAGACTTCGCCGACGCCGGCCGATTCACCGCCACCCAGCTGACGGCCGCCATCGTGTTCACCACCGTCCTCAGCGCTGCCGGGAAGGTCGGTGGGACGGTGCTGGTCGGGCGCTGGCTAGGCATCACGGCGCGGGAGGCGCTGGTGCTGGGGTTCCTCCTGAACGTGAAGGGGTACTCGGACATCCTTGCCATCAACTTCGGCGACAAGAGCGGGGTTTGGGGCGACACAGCACAGGTGGTGCTGCTCGTCTCCTCCATCCTCAACACCTTCATGGCGGGACCGGCGTCTGCCGCCATCGTCCGGCAGCAGCGCCGCGCGTTCCAGTATCGCTCGCATTGCCTCCAGGACCTCAGGGTGGACCACGAGCTCCGGGTGCTGGTCTGCGTCCACGGCGCCGGCGGAGTCAACGCCATGCTCACGGTCGCCGAGCTCTCCAAGGGTAGCGGCGCGCCGGTGGCCGTGTACCTGCTCCACCTCGTGGAACTCATGGCAGCGCGCAAGTACGCCATCACGCACCTGTACAAGGACGTGGGCGCCCGCCTCAAACTTAACGACGACGACCAGTGGGGGTATGCTTGGGAGATGGACCAGGTGGCGGCGGCCGTGCACAGCTTTGCGACGTACGAGGCGGCCGTGCCGGTGCGGCAGATGACAGCAATCTCGAATCTGGCGTCCATGGACGGCGACGTGCGCAACGGCGTGGAGGACGCGCGCGCCTCGCTTGTCATCGTGCCCTACCACAAGGAGCAGCGGTACGACGGGCGCATGGTATCCAGACGCGACGGCCGGCGGCAGCTCAACCAGCGCATCCTGCAGCGGGCGCCCTGCACCGTGGGGGTCCTCGTCGAGCGGCACCTCCCCAGCATTAGCGTCGCCTCCTCGACGGCGCCTGCAGAAGCAGATCGTCACGACGAGGAACAGAAGAGCACTGCTAATGGTACATCATTAGCAGAGGAGCAGGCCGAGCAGGAGGCGGCAGTGGTGCACCACGTGGTGGCGGTGTTCCTGGGCGGTCCGGACGACAGGGAGGCGGTGGCGTACGCGACGCGTTTGGCGATGCACCCGTCGGTGAGCGTGTCGGTGTCAAGGTTTCGGCTCAATAAGCCGGACGACAACGAGATGCAGACGGCGGTGGATGTCACCGGCGACGAGCAAGAACAAGAAGATGAGGAGTTCATGGCGGAGGTGTACGCGAGATTCGTGGCGCCGGGGCGGGTGTCGTACACGGAGACGTACGTGAGCAACGGGGTGGAGACGCTGAACGCGCTGAGCGGCATGGCGGGGATGTGCTCGCTGTTCGTGGTGGGCAGGGGCGGTGGCGGTTCAGGTGGCGCGGcctggacgacgatgacgagcggCATGGGCGGGCTGGACGACGAGGAGTGCCCGGAGTTGGGGCCCGTCGGGGAGCTGCTCGCCTCTGACGACTTCTTGGGCTGCTCGTCGTCAGTGCTGGTGCTCCAGCAGCACAAGCTGCACCAGAAGATGAGGACGTGGAAGAAACATTCTATCGACGGCTGTATGCCCGACCACGACATCCTAAATTATTGA
- the LOC124706166 gene encoding serine/arginine-rich splicing factor RS2Z32-like, which translates to MARYDDRYGRYDDRYDRYDDRYDRYADRYDRYDRYGGNTKLYVGHLSKHTRTQDVELLFGKYGRVRYVDLKYDYGFVEFSDPQDADDARYGLDGREIDGSRIIVEFAKGTPRGPGGSREYTGRGPPPGSGRCFNCGIEGHWARDCNAGDWKNKCYRCGEKGHIERDCKNSPRNLKRGRSYSRSPSPHRERSRSRSYSRGRKSYSRSPSPRRNGREEMVSLGRDGRGVGRQERRPRSSSYSPRSASPSGNNRSPVPNGKSHPPREQAEANGSYHSPRGNSQSPACDNHPATNGRSPSP; encoded by the exons ATGGCTCGGTATGATGATCGTTATGGTCGCTACGATGACCGCTATGATCGCTACGATGACCGTTACGATCGCTATGCTGACCGCTACGATCGGTATGATCGCTACGGCGGTAACACAAAATTGTATGTGGGCCATCTTTCTAAGCACACCCGGACCCAGGATGTTGAGCTCCTTTTCGGCAAATATGGGAG AGTGCGATATGTGGACCTGAAGTACGATTATGGCTTTGTT GAGTTCAGCGATCCCCAAGATGCAGATGATGCAAGGTATGGGCTTGATGGCCGAGAGATTGATGGGAGCCGCATCATTGTTGAGTTTGCAAAAGGG ACCCCGCGTGGTCCAGGAGGTTCCCGTGAATACACGGGCAGAGGACCCCCTCCTGGGTCTGGCCGCTGCTTTAACTGTGGGATTGAGGGGCACTGGGCTCGTGACTGTAATGCTGGCGACTGGAAAAACAAGTGCTACCGCTGTGGAGAAAAGGGTCATATAGAAAGAGACTGCAAGAACAGTCCTAGGAATCTCAA AAGGGGAAGAAGCTACTCACGTTCCCCATCACCTCACCGTGAAAGGAGCCGAAGCAGGAGTTACAGCAGGGGCCGTAAGAGTTACAG TCGTTCACCTTCTCCAAGGAGGAATGGCCGTGAGGAAATGGTTTCCCTAGGGAGGGACGGCCGTGGTGTTGGTCGTCAGGaaaggcggccaagaagctccagCTACAGCCCTAGGAGTGCCTCACCTTCGGGTAACAACCGCAGCCCAGTACCAAATGGCAAAAGCCACCCACCAAGGGAGCAAGCTGAAGCAAATGGTTCATATCACAGTCCAAGAGGAAACAGCCAGAGTCCAGCCTGCGACAATCACCCAGCCACCAATGGCCGGAGCCCCAGCCCCTAG
- the LOC124706165 gene encoding receptor-like protein kinase HERK 1, protein MGGTTTDPKMALALLGSIIWVLLPGTTCNAEFTPADNYLINCGSTSDATVGQRVFVADNSGSTILTSEQSIAASGWTPGSDGATLYQTARIFSVPSSYSFRMKSRGRHFVRLHFFGFRYQSYDLAAAKFKVSTQDTVLLDNFTPPSGNSPSIREYSLDITEDMLILTFVPLGSNASFVNAIEVISVPDDLIGDSAQTVNPSGQYLGLAAQPFQTFHRINVGGGKVTADNDTLWRSWDTDQGFFLNSTATQLVTSQAKLNYQKGTATEEDAPDSVYNTARQLVAQNRSSSASNMTWQFDVDARSSYLVRFHFCDIVSKATYSLYFDVYVDGWSATQDLDLSDKGFGALAVPYYTDFVLKSSDPSGKLSVSVGPSSLPNVTLDAILNGLEIMKMNISTGTVEVVKPTTPKSKLPIILGTVLGCVGAAMVVAILCCVLRRKRNTKKKPRPAPTSRPSSVWSPLNLNGLSFLSVGTRTTSRTTLTSGTSSDASYRIPFALLQAATSNFDEQMVIGVGGFGKVYRAVLQDSTKVAVKRGNHKSHQGIKEFQTEIELLSGLRHRHLVSLIGYCDEQSEMILVYEYMEKGTLKGHLYGSDMPSLSWKKRVEICIGAARGLHYLHTGFAKSIIHRDVKSANILLDENLMAKVSDFGLSKMGPELDQTHVSTAVKGSFGYLDPEYYRRQKLTDKSDVYSFGVVLLEVICARPVIDPSLPRDMINLAEWATKWQKRGELSQIVDQRIAGTIRPESLRKYGETVEKCLAEYGVDRPSMGDVLWNLEFVLQLQEAGPDISNIDSMNQISELPTDARRVGALEIGTADESHINIDYSQMSTNDAFSQLINTEGR, encoded by the coding sequence ATGGGTGGCACCACTACTGACCCCAAGATGGCTCTGGCCCTTCTTGGGAGCATCATCTGGGTTCTTCTCCCTGGTACCACCTGCAATGCTGAATTCACCCCTGCTGACAACTACCTCATCAACTGCGGCTCCACGTCCGATGCCACAGTCGGCCAAAGAGTCTTCGTGGCCGACAATTCCGGCTCAACAATACTGACATCTGAGCAGAGCATCGCCGCAAGCGGCTGGACCCCAGGTTCCGACGGTGCCACGCTGTATCAGACTGCAAGGATATTCAGCGTGCCATCGTCCTACTCCTTCAGGATGAAGAGCCGCGGCCGGCATTTTGTCAGGCTACACTTCTTCGGTTTCAGATACCAGAGCTACGATCTCGCTGCGGCCAAGTTCAAGGTGTCGACGCAGGATACTGTCCTGCTCGACAACTTCACTCCGCCGAGCGGTAACTCGCCGAGCATCAGGGAATACTCGCTGGATATCACTGAGGATATGCTGATCCTCACATTTGTGCCACTGGGGAGCAACGCGTCTTTCGTCAACGCCATTGAGGTCATATCGGTTCCTGATGATCTGATAGGTGATTCAGCGCAAACCGTGAATCCTTCAGGCCAGTATCTCGGCCTCGCGGCACAGCCATTTCAGACGTTCCACAGGATTAATGTGGGTGGAGGCAAGGTGACCGCTGACAACGACACTCTCTGGCGTTCTTGGGATACTGACCAGGGCTTTTTCCTCAATTCCACAGCCACTCAGCTGGTTACTTCCCAGGCGAAGTTGAATTACCAGAAAGGAACAGCCACCGAGGAGGATGCACCGGACAGCGTGTACAACACCGCAAGGCAGTTGGTTGCGCAGAATAGAAGCAGCTctgcatccaacatgacatggcaATTCGATGTCGATGCACGTTCGAGCTATCTGGTCAGGTTCCACTTCTGCGACATAGTGAGCAAGGCAACGTATTCCCTCTACTTCGATGTCTATGTGGACGGCTGGTCAGCGACCCAGGATCTTGATCTCTCGGATAAAGGCTTTGGTGCCTTGGCTGTGCCATACTACACGGATTTTGTCTTGAAATCAAGTGATCCTTCTGGTAAGCTAAGTGTCAGCGTTGGGCCTTCCAGCTTGCCTAATGTGACGCTAGATGCCATCTTGAACGGGCTGGAGATCATGAAGATGAACATCAGCACTGGAACTGTTGAGGTTGTGAAGCCAACAACGCCAAAGAGCAAATTGCCTATCATATTGGGCACTGTCCTTGGATGTGTTGGTGCTGCTATGGTTGTTGCTATCCTCTGCTGTGTCCTGAGAAGAAAGAGGAACACGAAGAAGAAGCCACGGCCAGCACCGACAAGTCGACCTTCAAGTGTTTGGTCACCACTCAACCTCAACGGTCTTAGCTTCCTCAGCGTAGGCACCCGGACAACCAGCCGGACCACTCTTACATCTGGGACTAGCAGTGACGCGAGCTACCGAATCCCGTTCGCCTTGCTGCAAGCAGCGACAAGTAACTTTGATGAGCAGATGGTCATCGGAGTCGGCGGCTTTGGGAAGGTATACAGGGCAGTTCTGCAGGACAGCACCAAAGTCGCGGTGAAGCGGGGGAACCACAAGTCCCACCAAGGGATCAAGGAGTTCCAGACGGAGATCGAACTGCTGTCGGGGCTGCGGCACCGTCACTTGGTGTCACTCATCGGGTACTGCGACGAGCAGAGCGAGATGATCTTGGTGTATGAGTACATGGAGAAGGGCACCCTGAAGGGCCACCTGTACGGCAGCGACATGCCTTCTCTCAGCTGGAAGAAGAGGGTGGAGATCTGCATTGGGGCAGCACGGGGGCTACACTACCTGCACACCGGCTTCGCGAAGTCGATCATCCACCGTGACGTCAAGTCGGCCAACATCCTCCTCGACGAGAACCTCATGGCCAAGGTCTCCGATTTCGGTCTGTCGAAGATGGGGCCTGAGCTGGACCAGACGCATGTGAGCACGGCGGTGAAGGGGAGTTTCGGGTACCTGGACCCCGAGTACTACCGGAGGCAGAAGCTGACCGACAAGTCGGACGTGTACTCCTTCGGCGTGGTTCTGCTGGAGGTGATCTGTGCGAGGCCGGTCATCGACCCATCGCTTCCGAGAGACATGATCAATCTCGCGGAATGGGCTACCAAGTGGCAGAAGAGGGGAGAGCTCAGCCAGATCGTGGACCAGCGGATCGCCGGGACGATCAGGCCCGAGTCGCTGAGGAAGTACGGCGAGACGGTGGAGAAATGCCTGGCGGAGTACGGCGTGGACCGCCCGAGTATGGGAGATGTCCTGTGGAATCTGGAGTTTGTGCTTCAGCTGCAGGAGGCCGGCCCTGACATCTCCAATATCGACAGCATGAACCAGATATCTGAGCTCCCTACGGACGCCAGGAGGGTGGGCGCCCTGGAGATCGGCACCGCGGACGAAAGCCACATCAACATCGATTACTCTCAGATGTCTACAAACGATGCCTTCTCGCAGCTGATCAACACTGAAGGAAGGTGA